From Bradyrhizobium sp. PSBB068, the proteins below share one genomic window:
- a CDS encoding DUF736 domain-containing protein, whose protein sequence is MATIGTFTSNGNGFTGTVRTLALNAKAKLVRVETPSEKGPHFRIFAGNVELGAAWQKTAKDTERDYLSVKLDDPSFPAPIYATLIEVEGQEGLQLIWSRPNRD, encoded by the coding sequence ATGGCAACCATCGGCACCTTCACTTCGAACGGCAACGGCTTCACCGGCACCGTCCGCACGCTCGCTCTCAACGCCAAGGCCAAGCTGGTCCGCGTCGAGACCCCCTCCGAAAAGGGTCCGCACTTCCGCATCTTCGCCGGCAATGTCGAGCTGGGCGCGGCCTGGCAGAAGACCGCCAAGGACACCGAGCGGGACTATCTCTCGGTCAAGCTGGACGACCCGAGCTTCCCGGCCCCGATCTACGCCACCCTGATCGAGGTGGAAGGCCAGGAGGGCCTCCAGCTCATCTGGTCCCGACCGAACCGGGACTAA